The following proteins are encoded in a genomic region of Kosakonia oryzae:
- a CDS encoding ATP-grasp domain-containing protein, which yields MSQPATAMILDAGFASLPLQQAVKAAGFTTLVCSGKAQDAGMKFADIAHVQNYADADAVLAVAREQKIAAILPGVTDVSYLTGSRVAAELGLAGFDTPDVSDTLFLKDRFRAWAELKGYPIPRAVNEPEAARNLPFPLLVKPIDAYSGIGITLVREPGALPQAVELARGASRNGHCVIETFCEGALYSHSAFIRGGEIVCEFFVDEYCTVYPWQVNSSSLSLTLAEAMRDRVSECMQTLVRELQLVDGLLHTQFIANEHDFWLIELTRRCPGDLYSRLIELSTGEAYSAGFVAPFIGRESTFSARRPAHRRAIARHTISSDAESHFVGYRFAPLAAQIIETVPLKLPGDPLLPAPRDRAGLVFAEFEDFAELARLTPQLKNYFSFKTI from the coding sequence ATGAGCCAGCCAGCAACGGCGATGATCCTTGATGCCGGGTTTGCCTCGCTGCCTTTGCAGCAGGCTGTCAAAGCTGCGGGTTTTACCACGCTGGTGTGCAGCGGCAAAGCGCAGGATGCGGGGATGAAGTTCGCCGATATTGCGCATGTGCAGAATTATGCTGACGCCGATGCCGTGCTGGCAGTGGCGCGCGAACAGAAAATTGCGGCGATTTTGCCCGGCGTGACCGATGTTTCTTATCTGACCGGTAGCCGCGTGGCTGCCGAACTCGGGCTGGCCGGTTTTGATACGCCGGACGTCAGCGACACGCTGTTTCTTAAAGATCGTTTCCGCGCCTGGGCCGAGCTGAAGGGGTATCCGATTCCGCGTGCGGTTAACGAACCGGAAGCGGCGCGCAATTTGCCTTTTCCGCTGCTGGTTAAGCCGATTGATGCTTATAGCGGGATCGGTATTACGCTGGTGCGCGAGCCGGGCGCATTGCCACAGGCGGTTGAACTGGCACGCGGCGCTTCCCGTAATGGCCACTGCGTCATCGAAACCTTCTGCGAAGGCGCGTTATACAGCCACTCGGCATTTATTCGCGGCGGTGAGATTGTCTGTGAATTTTTTGTCGATGAATATTGCACCGTTTATCCCTGGCAGGTGAACAGCAGCAGCCTGAGCCTGACGCTCGCTGAAGCGATGCGCGATCGCGTCAGCGAATGTATGCAGACGCTGGTGCGGGAACTGCAACTCGTTGATGGCTTACTGCATACCCAGTTCATTGCCAACGAACATGATTTTTGGCTGATTGAGTTAACCCGCCGTTGCCCGGGCGATCTCTATTCACGTCTGATTGAGTTGTCCACCGGTGAAGCCTATTCCGCTGGTTTTGTTGCTCCCTTTATTGGTCGTGAATCGACATTCAGCGCGCGTCGCCCCGCGCATCGACGAGCCATCGCCCGGCATACCATTTCCAGCGATGCTGAAAGTCACTTTGTTGGCTATCGCTTTGCCCCGCTGGCGGCGCAAATTATTGAGACTGTTCCGCTGAAGTTACCTGGCGATCCTCTGCTGCCCGCGCCGCGCGACAGGGCGGGGCTGGTTTTTGCCGAGTTTGAGGATTTCGCCGAACTGGCGCGGCTCACGCCACAGCTCAAAAACTATTTTTCTTTTAAAACGATTTAA
- a CDS encoding Gfo/Idh/MocA family protein, with amino-acid sequence MAKPLRLAFIGGGINSAIGMTHKIASQMDGHFQLTAGCFSRDESINQQTGAAWGLEKRAIYQDALLMLEKEHQRLDAVVVLTPTPAHRDILLACLEYPLPIICEKAMVATVGDAQEIQQRVDEVNSPLYVTFNYTGYPMVRELRQRLLSGGLGRIQQVMVEMPQEGFSRCRNDGSVTLPQLWRRVDGEIPTVSLDLGVHVHQLVEFLTDKQALDVYAVNSTFARVPNVVDTVNIISRYSDDMVCNYWYGKAALGFRNGLRIRIYGTEGSAEWLQMEPEYLRLADIHGNVRIVDRTAGDNTIANLDRYCRFKAGHPAGFIEAFANYYCDIAAALRGEANSYAIGSATALQGLSFLESANRSAIAQQKIVL; translated from the coding sequence ATGGCCAAGCCTTTGCGCCTTGCATTCATCGGTGGCGGTATCAATTCTGCCATCGGCATGACACATAAGATCGCCAGCCAGATGGACGGGCACTTCCAGTTGACGGCGGGCTGTTTCAGCCGTGATGAAAGTATTAATCAGCAAACCGGAGCCGCCTGGGGGCTGGAGAAGCGCGCGATTTATCAGGATGCGCTATTGATGCTGGAAAAAGAGCATCAGCGCCTTGATGCAGTGGTGGTGCTGACGCCGACGCCAGCGCACCGCGACATTTTACTGGCCTGCCTGGAGTACCCGTTACCGATCATCTGCGAGAAGGCGATGGTGGCAACGGTGGGTGATGCGCAAGAGATTCAGCAGCGGGTTGATGAGGTTAACAGCCCGCTGTATGTGACGTTCAACTATACCGGTTACCCGATGGTGCGCGAATTGCGTCAGCGCCTGCTGAGCGGCGGGCTTGGGCGAATTCAGCAGGTGATGGTTGAAATGCCGCAGGAAGGTTTTAGCCGCTGCCGCAATGATGGCAGCGTGACGTTACCGCAACTCTGGCGGCGAGTGGACGGCGAAATCCCGACGGTATCGCTGGATCTCGGGGTTCATGTGCATCAGTTGGTGGAGTTTCTCACCGACAAACAGGCGCTGGATGTTTACGCCGTCAACAGCACGTTTGCGCGTGTGCCAAACGTGGTAGACACCGTCAACATCATCTCGCGTTATAGCGACGATATGGTGTGTAACTACTGGTACGGTAAAGCCGCGCTGGGTTTCCGCAACGGTTTGCGGATCAGAATTTATGGTACGGAAGGCAGCGCCGAATGGTTGCAGATGGAGCCGGAGTACCTGCGCCTCGCTGATATTCACGGCAACGTGCGTATTGTCGATCGCACGGCGGGTGATAACACCATCGCTAATCTGGATCGTTACTGCCGCTTTAAAGCCGGTCATCCGGCCGGTTTTATTGAAGCTTTTGCCAACTATTACTGCGATATCGCCGCCGCGTTGCGTGGCGAAGCAAACAGCTATGCGATTGGTTCTGCCACCGCATTGCAGGGATTATCGTTCCTGGAAAGCGCGAACAGAAGTGCGATTGCGCAGCAAAAAATAGTGCTGTAA